From the genome of Cytobacillus firmus, one region includes:
- a CDS encoding peroxiredoxin family protein: protein MFKKMFAASLLLIIITAVFAVQAFEKSDVESQPVNQTGLGIGLKAPDFELKNLQGETVKLSDYKGKKVMLNFWATWCPPCKAEMPDIQKFYTQKGDNVAILAVNIDPQSDVAGFAKEMRVNFPILLDVDEKASNAYQIITIPTTFFIDEEGIIRNKYLSAMSEELMNQYIDEM from the coding sequence GCGGTTTTTGCAGTGCAGGCTTTTGAAAAAAGTGATGTCGAAAGTCAGCCCGTTAATCAGACAGGATTAGGAATAGGATTGAAAGCCCCGGATTTCGAATTGAAAAACCTGCAAGGGGAAACCGTCAAGCTCTCAGATTACAAAGGAAAAAAAGTCATGCTAAACTTTTGGGCAACCTGGTGTCCTCCATGTAAAGCTGAAATGCCTGATATTCAAAAATTTTATACTCAGAAGGGAGATAATGTTGCTATATTGGCAGTGAACATTGATCCTCAGTCTGATGTAGCAGGGTTTGCTAAGGAAATGCGAGTAAACTTTCCGATTTTACTTGATGTGGACGAAAAAGCTTCTAACGCCTATCAAATAATAACAATTCCAACCACTTTTTTTATTGATGAAGAAGGAATTATTCGGAATAAATATTTAAGTGCGATGTCCGAGGAGCTTATGAATCAGTATATAGATGAAATGTAA
- a CDS encoding FbpB family small basic protein gives MRKPRKRSFAELVLENKRQLLKDHDAMEKIEERLELKRLNKAE, from the coding sequence ATGAGAAAGCCTAGAAAACGCTCCTTTGCTGAATTAGTACTAGAAAATAAACGCCAGCTGCTTAAAGATCATGATGCTATGGAAAAAATTGAAGAGCGCCTCGAGCTTAAACGTCTGAACAAGGCCGAATAG
- a CDS encoding acid-soluble spore protein N → MSNPKRHPNHFNPNHIGTQSRGFGGNKGKKMQDKSGQHAQVIQTKGE, encoded by the coding sequence ATGAGTAATCCAAAAAGACACCCTAATCATTTCAATCCGAACCATATTGGTACACAATCACGCGGATTTGGCGGCAACAAAGGCAAGAAGATGCAGGACAAATCCGGACAGCATGCTCAAGTGATACAAACTAAAGGCGAATAA